The proteins below are encoded in one region of Amycolatopsis acidiphila:
- the clpS gene encoding ATP-dependent Clp protease adapter ClpS yields MTTPVDAEQTRVEPAGAELVAEDRPWQTVVWNDPVNLMSYVTYVFQKLFGYSRDHATKLMLDVHHKGRAIVSSGSKDKVEGDVTKLHAAGLWATMEQP; encoded by the coding sequence ATGACCACGCCTGTCGATGCCGAACAGACGCGGGTTGAGCCAGCCGGGGCCGAACTGGTCGCCGAGGACAGACCGTGGCAGACCGTCGTCTGGAACGACCCGGTCAACCTGATGTCGTACGTGACGTACGTGTTCCAGAAGCTGTTCGGGTACAGCCGGGACCACGCCACGAAGCTGATGCTGGACGTGCACCACAAGGGCCGGGCCATCGTGTCGTCCGGTTCCAAGGACAAGGTCGAAGGCGACGTCACCAAACTCCACGCCGCGGGGCTGTGGGCGACGATGGAGCAGCCGTGA
- a CDS encoding PLP-dependent cysteine synthase family protein has protein sequence MARFDSLIDALGGTPLVGLPRLSPTHDVRLWAKLEDRNPTGSIKDRPALAMIEAAEREGRLRRGSTILEPTSGNTGISLAMAAKLKGYGLVCVMPENTSAERKQLLQAYGARIVFSPAAGGSNEAVRRAKELAEQNPEWVMLYQYGNPANADSHYRSTGPEILKDLPTVTHFVGGLGTTGTLVGVGRYLHEQKPDVQIIAAEPRYGELVYGLRNLDEGFVPELYDPSVLNGRYSVGAYDALRRTRELLEHEGIFAGISTGAVLHAALAVAEKAAAKGEPADVAFVVADAGWKYLSTGAYSGTLDEAAARLDGELWA, from the coding sequence ATGGCTCGCTTCGACTCGCTGATCGACGCCCTCGGCGGCACGCCGCTGGTGGGCCTCCCGCGGCTGTCCCCGACGCACGACGTGCGACTGTGGGCCAAGCTGGAGGACCGCAACCCGACCGGCTCGATCAAGGACCGTCCCGCGCTGGCCATGATCGAGGCCGCCGAGCGCGAGGGCAGGCTCCGCCGGGGCTCGACCATCCTGGAGCCGACCTCGGGGAACACCGGCATCTCGCTGGCCATGGCCGCGAAGCTCAAGGGCTACGGGCTGGTGTGCGTGATGCCGGAGAACACCTCCGCCGAGCGCAAGCAGCTGCTGCAGGCCTACGGCGCCCGCATCGTGTTCTCGCCCGCCGCGGGTGGCTCGAACGAGGCCGTGCGCCGGGCGAAGGAGCTGGCGGAGCAGAACCCGGAATGGGTGATGCTCTACCAGTACGGCAACCCCGCGAACGCGGACTCGCACTACCGGAGCACCGGCCCGGAGATCCTCAAGGACCTGCCGACGGTGACCCACTTCGTCGGCGGTCTCGGCACGACGGGCACGCTCGTCGGGGTGGGCCGGTACCTGCACGAGCAGAAGCCGGACGTGCAGATCATCGCGGCCGAGCCGCGGTACGGCGAGCTCGTGTACGGCCTGCGCAACCTCGACGAGGGCTTCGTGCCGGAGCTGTACGACCCGAGCGTGCTCAACGGCCGGTACTCGGTGGGCGCGTACGACGCGTTGCGCCGGACCCGTGAGCTGCTGGAGCACGAAGGCATCTTCGCGGGCATCTCGACCGGTGCGGTCCTGCACGCGGCGCTTGCTGTCGCGGAGAAGGCCGCCGCGAAGGGCGAGCCCGCGGACGTGGCCTTCGTCGTCGCGGATGCCGGCTGGAAGTACCTGTCGACGGGCGCGTACAGCGGCACGCTGGACGAGGCGGCGGC
- a CDS encoding DUF2017 domain-containing protein: protein MKAWKRKGGQVLAGFEQQEAAVLRGLVSQLEDMLQARAEETPQDPLAELTGIKTGPSESPDDPVLSRLLPDYHKLDPDNPTKEDLDSAGALRSIHEPELLDAKVGVAQVVMETLPRDGGNVRLTVEQADAWLSAINDVRLALGTALDVSEDMPDELPEDDPRSPHLGVYHWLTYVQESLVDALTA from the coding sequence GTGAAGGCATGGAAGCGCAAGGGCGGCCAGGTGCTCGCCGGGTTCGAGCAGCAGGAGGCCGCCGTGTTGCGCGGGCTGGTGAGCCAGCTCGAGGACATGCTGCAGGCGCGCGCGGAGGAGACCCCGCAGGACCCGCTGGCGGAGCTGACCGGCATCAAGACCGGGCCCTCCGAGTCGCCCGACGACCCGGTGCTGTCGCGGCTGCTGCCCGACTACCACAAGCTCGACCCGGACAACCCGACCAAGGAGGACCTCGACTCGGCGGGCGCGCTGCGGTCGATCCACGAGCCCGAGCTCCTCGATGCCAAGGTCGGCGTGGCGCAGGTCGTGATGGAGACGCTGCCGCGCGACGGCGGCAACGTGCGGCTCACCGTCGAGCAGGCGGACGCGTGGCTGTCCGCGATCAACGACGTGCGGCTCGCGCTGGGCACCGCGCTCGACGTCTCCGAGGACATGCCCGACGAGCTGCCCGAGGACGACCCGCGGTCCCCGCACCTCGGCGTCTACCACTGGCTCACCTACGTGCAGGAGAGCCTCGTCGACGCGCTGACCGCGTGA
- a CDS encoding Mov34/MPN/PAD-1 family protein, with translation MLRIRRELVDEIVAHARRDHPDEACGVIAGPEGSDRPVRFIPMLNAARSPTFYEFDSADLLKLYREMDANDEVPVVVYHSHTATEAYPSRTDVSYASEPDAHYVLVSTRDPQEHEFRSYRIVDGVITEEPVEVVDAE, from the coding sequence GTGCTTCGGATCCGCCGTGAACTGGTTGACGAGATCGTCGCGCACGCGCGCCGGGACCACCCGGACGAGGCGTGCGGCGTGATCGCGGGCCCCGAGGGCTCCGACCGGCCCGTCCGGTTCATCCCGATGCTCAACGCCGCGCGCTCGCCCACGTTCTACGAGTTCGACTCGGCCGACCTGCTCAAGCTGTACCGCGAGATGGACGCGAACGACGAGGTCCCCGTCGTGGTCTACCACTCGCACACCGCCACCGAGGCCTACCCGTCGCGCACCGACGTGTCCTACGCCTCGGAACCGGACGCGCACTACGTGCTGGTCTCCACGAGAGACCCCCAAGAGCACGAGTTCCGCTCGTACCGGATCGTCGACGGCGTGATCACCGAGGAGCCCGTCGAGGTCGTCGACGCGGAATAA
- a CDS encoding P1 family peptidase, producing MITDVPGVLVGHHERIEPGWATGTTVVLVPDGATGAVDQRGGAPGTRETNLLEPENLVQRVNAICLSGGSAYGLAAADGVMRWLSERHHGFPVGGQPHEVVPIVPAAVIFDLPRSEWGNRPDASFGYAACEAATAGPVAQGTVGAGSGAVAGSLKGGVGSVSEVVYGCTVGALAVVNAAGEAVSAGTGVPFAADHEVGGEFGVRWPARAVSLPLAPTDLNTTVGVVAVDAALSKAECRRLAVAAQDGLARAVRPAHTMFDGDTVFALATGARELPAGSGPFGEAPRAAALDALCSAAARVFARAMVHGLLSAETAAGVPAYRDVWPEAFAR from the coding sequence GTGATCACCGACGTGCCGGGCGTGCTCGTCGGCCACCACGAGCGGATCGAGCCCGGCTGGGCGACCGGCACGACGGTGGTCCTCGTGCCCGACGGCGCGACCGGGGCGGTCGACCAGCGCGGCGGCGCGCCCGGGACGCGCGAGACGAACCTGCTGGAGCCGGAGAACCTGGTGCAGCGGGTGAACGCGATCTGCCTGTCGGGCGGGAGCGCGTACGGCCTCGCCGCGGCCGACGGCGTGATGCGGTGGCTGAGCGAGCGCCACCACGGCTTTCCCGTCGGGGGGCAGCCGCACGAGGTGGTGCCGATCGTGCCGGCGGCGGTGATCTTCGACCTGCCACGCAGTGAGTGGGGCAACCGGCCGGACGCGTCCTTCGGGTACGCGGCCTGCGAAGCGGCCACCGCCGGCCCGGTCGCGCAGGGCACCGTCGGCGCGGGCTCGGGTGCGGTCGCCGGCTCGCTCAAGGGCGGGGTCGGCAGCGTGAGCGAGGTCGTCTACGGCTGCACGGTGGGGGCGCTCGCGGTGGTCAACGCTGCCGGTGAAGCGGTCTCGGCGGGCACGGGTGTGCCGTTCGCCGCGGACCACGAGGTCGGCGGGGAGTTCGGGGTGCGCTGGCCCGCGCGGGCGGTGTCCCTGCCGCTCGCGCCGACCGACCTGAACACGACGGTCGGCGTGGTGGCGGTCGACGCGGCCCTGTCGAAGGCGGAGTGCCGGCGGCTCGCCGTCGCCGCCCAGGACGGCCTGGCGCGCGCGGTCCGCCCGGCGCACACGATGTTCGACGGGGACACGGTGTTCGCCCTGGCCACGGGTGCGCGTGAGCTGCCCGCGGGTAGCGGTCCCTTCGGCGAAGCCCCCCGCGCGGCGGCGCTGGACGCGCTCTGTTCGGCCGCGGCGCGGGTCTTCGCCCGCGCCATGGTGCACGGCCTGCTGTCCGCCGAGACGGCCGCGGGCGTCCCCGCCTACCGGGACGTGTGGCCGGAGGCGTTCGCCCGGTAA
- a CDS encoding nicotinate phosphoribosyltransferase gives MSSPETQGSTALLTDHYELTMLGSALADGTGDRPCVFEVFARRLPDGRRYGVVAGTGRVIDAIADFRFTDAEIAQLGSTGVVDDETLAWLADYEFTGDIEGYPEGELYFPGSPVLTVRGSFNEAVLLETLVLSILNHDSAIASAAARMSAAAHGRPIIEMGSRRTQEYSAVAAARSAYLAGFAATSNLEAGRRYGIPTRGTVAHAFMLLHDSEEDAFRAQIEKMGTDTTLLVDTYDITKGIETAVHVAGPELGAIRIDSGDVGVLARKAREQLDSLGARDTRIVVSGDLDEYAIASLRAEPVDAYGVGTSVVTGSGAPTAGMVYKLVEVDGRPVAKRSENKASRGGQKTALRRHKPTGTALEEVVYPTKAQVELGQYDRPLQIPLMSAGQPVDDVPGLDDARERLRYCLISLPWEGLKLSRGEPAIPTVFVEEGK, from the coding sequence ATGTCGTCTCCCGAGACTCAGGGCAGCACAGCACTGCTCACCGACCACTACGAACTGACGATGCTGGGCAGTGCGCTGGCCGACGGGACGGGCGACCGGCCGTGCGTGTTCGAGGTGTTCGCCCGCCGGCTGCCCGACGGCCGTCGCTACGGGGTGGTCGCCGGCACCGGCCGCGTCATCGACGCGATCGCGGACTTCCGGTTCACCGACGCCGAAATCGCCCAGCTCGGCTCGACCGGGGTCGTCGACGACGAGACGCTCGCGTGGCTGGCCGATTACGAGTTCACCGGCGACATCGAGGGCTACCCCGAGGGCGAGCTGTACTTCCCCGGCTCCCCCGTGCTGACGGTCCGCGGCAGCTTCAACGAAGCCGTCCTGCTGGAGACGCTGGTGCTGTCGATCCTCAACCACGACAGCGCGATCGCCTCGGCCGCCGCGCGGATGTCCGCCGCCGCGCACGGCAGGCCGATCATCGAGATGGGCAGCCGCCGCACGCAGGAGTACTCGGCCGTCGCGGCCGCGCGGTCCGCCTACCTCGCCGGGTTCGCCGCCACGTCGAACCTCGAGGCTGGGCGCCGCTACGGCATCCCGACCCGCGGGACCGTCGCGCACGCGTTCATGTTGCTGCACGACAGCGAGGAGGACGCCTTCCGCGCGCAGATCGAGAAGATGGGCACGGACACCACCCTGCTGGTGGACACCTACGACATCACGAAGGGCATCGAGACGGCCGTCCACGTCGCCGGGCCCGAGCTGGGTGCGATCCGGATCGACTCCGGTGACGTCGGTGTCCTGGCGCGCAAGGCCCGCGAGCAGCTCGACTCGCTCGGCGCGCGCGACACCCGCATCGTCGTCTCCGGCGACCTCGACGAGTACGCGATCGCGTCACTGCGCGCGGAACCGGTGGACGCCTACGGGGTCGGCACCTCGGTGGTCACCGGCTCGGGCGCGCCGACCGCGGGCATGGTCTACAAGCTGGTCGAGGTCGACGGCCGTCCGGTCGCGAAGCGCAGCGAGAACAAGGCTTCCCGCGGCGGGCAGAAAACCGCGCTGCGACGGCACAAGCCGACCGGTACCGCGCTCGAGGAGGTCGTCTACCCGACGAAGGCCCAGGTCGAGCTGGGCCAGTACGACCGGCCGCTGCAGATCCCGCTGATGAGCGCCGGACAGCCGGTGGACGACGTGCCCGGTCTCGACGACGCGCGCGAGCGGCTGCGGTACTGCCTGATCAGCCTGCCGTGGGAGGGCCTGAAGCTGTCCCGCGG
- a CDS encoding MoaD/ThiS family protein, whose amino-acid sequence MAVTVSIPTILRTHTGGEKAVEASGKTVLEVIDDVESRHGGLKARLIKEDKLHRFVNVYVNDEDVRFAGGLDAEVKDGDTVTILPAVAGGAR is encoded by the coding sequence ATGGCCGTGACCGTGTCCATCCCGACCATCCTGCGTACGCACACCGGCGGCGAGAAGGCCGTCGAGGCGTCCGGCAAGACGGTGCTCGAGGTGATCGACGACGTCGAGTCCCGGCACGGCGGCCTCAAGGCCCGCCTGATCAAAGAGGACAAGCTGCACCGGTTCGTGAACGTCTACGTCAACGACGAGGACGTCCGCTTCGCGGGTGGGCTCGACGCCGAGGTCAAGGACGGCGACACCGTGACGATCCTGCCCGCCGTCGCCGGCGGCGCGCGCTGA